ACCCTAAAATCATACCTATCGTAGAAAAATTCGCAAATGACACTAAAAATGTGCTTAATACAGCAGCCATATGTTTGCTTAAAGATGCTAACTGCGGATTCAATTCCCCCATTGCTACAAACTCATTTGTAACTAATTTTGTCCCCATAAATTGAGCTGCTTCAAAGGCTTCGTCCAAAGGTAAACCTAAAATAAATGCAAAGGGCGTCATAAACACTCCTAAAATTTTGCTTAAAGATAGACCTCCTGGAAATAGAGCTAAAACTTTATCAATCAACGCTGCTAAAGCCACGAATGAAATAATCATCGCTGTAATGATCAAAATCAGTTTCCCTGCTTCCAAAATAGAATTCCTAAAAATGAGAAAAATGGTTCACGATCTGTTTTTTCGATTTTATAAATCGTATCTTCTTCTTCTGTAATCGTGACTGGATTTAAGACACTTGTTACGATCATTGCATTGATAATATTTAGCGGAATAGCGGTCAACACAAATTGGGCTGGCAACATTTGAAGATAGACAACAATCACCGCTGCAGAGACACAGCTCATCGACATCATTGAGATTGTCAGAATTCGCGCACTTTTCAACCGTTTTAATTGACCACTAGAAACGGCTAAAGCTTCTGTGTTTCCTAAAAACATCATCTCAACTGCAAAGAAAGATTCAAATTTTGGTTGTCCTGTCAGTTTAGACAATCCTTTTCCTAGCCATTTAATGATAAATGGCAGGACCCCAATATACGTTAAAATATCAAATAGGGGCACCACTAATAAAATCGGCATCAAGGCGCTAACAACAACATCCATATTTTTGACATTCACCATACTAGAGAAAGCAAAACCGATACCAGAAAATGAGGTTTCGATCAACCAATTAAAACCATCAGCGACTTTTTCAATGGCAAAACGTCCAGCCGAAAATGAGGTTAAAAACCAGGCTAGAAAAATATTTAGCAACACTAACACAATAATAGACCGCCAATGAATTGTTTTGCGATCTTTTGAAAATAACCAAGCAAGCCCCATAAATAGTAATACACCAAGTATATTGATCAATAAATATATTGTCATCTTCTCTAACTCCTTTTATTCACCAAACATAGCCCGCATTTTAGCTTCATCAGGCCGCTCAATAACCCCTTTTTCAGTAATGATCGCTGTAATTAATTCATGTGGCGTAACGTCAAATGCTGGATTGTAGACTTTTACACCATCTGGCGCCGTTTGTTTGCCAAAACTGTTGGTAATTTCTATTGCTTCACGCTCTTCGATTGGAATCTCTGAACCTGTTTTAGTGTCCATATCAATTGTTGAAGTTGGACCTGCAACGTAAAATGGAATCCCATGTTTTTCAGCTAAAACAGCAACACCGTACGTTCCAATTTTATTCGCCGCATCCCCGTTAGCCGCAATCCGATCACACCCAACAATAACTGCATCGATTTTTCCTTGCTGCATGACCATCGCCGCCATATTATCGGTAATCAATGTGACATCGATCCCGGCTTTCATCAATTCCCAAGTAGTCAATCTTGCTCCTTGTAGCAGTGGCCGTGTTTCGTCAGCATAGACTCGCAGTGTCATACCACGTTCTTTCGCTAAATAAATCGGAGCTAAAGCGGTTCCATATTGCGCCGTTGCAATGGCCCCAGCATTACAATGCGTTAGAACCGTTTGGCCATCCTCCAATAAAGTTAGCGCATGTTCCCCAATTTGTTTACACATTTGAGCATCTTCTTTTTTAATTAAATCAGCTTCTTCTATCAATTGCACTTTTAATTGCGCTACACTTTGGTGCGAATGATCGCTAACAAGATTGTTGAGATAGTTAGATATTCTTGTTTTATTGGTAATAAGGTTTGATCTAAAATAATAATTTGGTTCTCTTCTTTTAAATAACGGACTGATTCTACTTGTAACATGCTATCTACCCCTTCATACTAGCCAACATTTGATTAATGGCTGTTTCTTTCACAATTTTCGGCTGACCCACAGTCCGCGCATAATGATAAATCTTAGCAACATCTTCTAAATAGACAGCATTTGAATAGGCCTGTGCCATCGTTGTTCCAATGGCTAATTCACCATGACTTTCCAACAGACAAGCATTTACTTCATATTTATTCAATGTTTCCGCTACGGAACCCCTAATTCAATTGAACCAGGCATTGCAAAGGGTGCCACAGGAATTGCGCCTCCCAACAGAGCCATTTCAATCAAAACCGTTGGAATGACTTCATTCAATACAGCGAATGCCGTTGCAAAAGGAGAATGGGTGTGGGCAATTGCCCCTGTTTGTTGTGAAGTTCGATAGATTTCTATATGCATTTGCCATTCTGAAGACGGTTTCATTCCTGAAATCAGTAATCCTTCCAGATCAATGACACTCATAACATCTTCCTGAAGTTCTCTATAAGGAATACTGCTTGGCGTGATCACCATCACTCCAGCTTCTCGATCAATCGCACTGAAGTTGCCGCTGGTTCCTGCCATTAACCCATTTTCATAAGCCGTTAAAGCTGTTTCTAATACAACTTTTTTAAGTGGTGTTTTCATTGATAATCCTCTTTAAATTATCGGTTACGAACAAAATAAAACTGTAAGATAGTATTTGAAACGGTCGTTTTACAATAAAAAACCGGCTGATTCAAGGTATTAAAGAAGGTTTGTTCCATTATTTGAACTGCTTGATTTTCTTCAATTTCCAGCTGTTTTGCGGTTTTTTGGTTAGCATTTTCAGCATAAAACAAACAATCAGACTTCTTGATTTTATGCTGTAAAACATGATCAAAATATTCCAACATCGATTCTTTTGATTGAACTTCTAATAATTGTTCATCTAAATATTTTTCCGGAATATACACATCATCAATTGAAAAGGCAACACCGTCTGCTGTGCGGACTCGCTGAAAATAAACCAATTTTTGATCAGTTTCCAATAATAAATCAGAAGCAATCTTTTGATCTTGAACTGCACGCAACGTTTCTGTAATTTTTGTACCAATTTGATAATCGCGTTCTGTCACAAATTCAGTAATACTATCAAGTTTTTCTAATCCTGAGCGTAAATTTGGTTTACTGTCTAATACGAAAGTACCAACACCATGTTTTCTCACAATGTAACCTTCCGTCTCTAATCGTAATAAAGCTTCTCTTAAAATAGGTCTGCTTACATCTAGCATTTTAGACAGATTTAACTCTGAGGAAAGCTTTTTCCCTTCCGATAACTCTTTACTTTCTATTAATGTTTTTAATTTTTGATACGTCGCTTGCGCTAATGTTTGTTTTTTAATTTTAAAATTTGTCATTAGATCCTCCTGAATAATTGTCTATAAATTATAGCATATTCAGAAATAATAATGAGTTGAAATCAATTATTCATCACATAAAGCTTCTAAGGCAATCGTAATTTCAGCCTCTACTACTTTTCCAACAACTTCGGTATGAGGATTATAGTCAATCATATCAGAAAACGCATAACCATCTAAAGCAAAGATCCCTGCCGCTGCTACTCCACGCATCCGTGCAATGATATACAATGATGCAAGCTCCATTTCAGCTCCCAATGCTCCTGCTGCTTTGTATTCCATATGAGGAAATGCCACTGCTCCTGAATAAAAAACATCTAAGGTAAAAATCGTACCTCTTTTAAAGCGAATATCTTTCGTTGCAGCATTTTTTTCTACTTTCTGTACTAAAGAAAGATCCCCAACAGCCGGCATTCCTCTAGGAACCAATTGGTAAGTTAAACCGTCTTCGTGAACTGCCGAATCTGCAACAATCAAACTACCTGGTGGTAATTCCTCTACATATGAACTAGCTGTTCCGACACGAATGATTTCTTTTGCTTCCGCTTTAATCAACTCTTCAAAAGAAACTACTGCATCTGGGCAACCTGCTCCATGACTGGCAATTGTCACGTTAGTTCCATGATAAACCCCATTAAAAATCCGATATTCTCTTGCAAATGATAGCTCTTGTGCGTCATCCAATAGCTCTGCAATCTGTTTAGCACGCCCTGGATCACCACAAACAATCACTTTGCTGGCTATTTCTCCAGCGTGTACTTTGATATTTGGCAAATATACTTTTTCTTCCATAATTCTCTGTCCTCCTCACCAACAAGTCAGACCTCTTTACTTATTATAATATCAGAAATGATAGCGTTATCAATCAGTAAATTGAACTAAATTTAGTTTTTTGGTTAAATGATTTATTTATCTTCTACTACCTGATTACTTTATCAATCCTATGTAGTTAGCTGGTTTCTATCATCCTATCTATTTTTAGTATTATATAAAAAGGAGTATGAAACAAAACTAAAAATTAGTTTTGTTTCATACTCCTGATTTTAATAAGCGCCTAAAAAACAGACTGTATTTCGATTCCATTAGCTTTTTGAAACTCTGACATTTTACCTGCTAAGGTCATTTGTCCGACCCTATTTTTATTTCTTTATCTGACTCACTAATTTAACATAATTTTCAGAACGGTCTTCTGCATCATCTTTTGTTTTCGTTAAAAGATCTTCTACAACTTCTTGATTGTCTTTGATTGTATGAAGTGCAGAGAAACGAGTTTGTTTTTCAAGGAAATCACGTATTTTAGAGAAATCAGCTTTTTTGTAGTCAATGACCATAGGATCTTTACCTTTTTCAATAAGTTGTGGATTATAACGATACAATTGCCAATAACCTGACTCAACAGCTTCTTTTGCTAATGCCAATGTTTCGATCATTCCACCTTTAACACCATGGTTGATACAAGGTGTGTAGCCAATAATCAATGATGGTCCTGGATAGCGTTCCGCTTCATCAATGGCTTTGATTGTCTGCATTGAATTAGCACCCAATGCAATTTGAGCAACATAAACATTTCCGTAAGTCATCGCCATCATGCCTAGATCTTTTTTAGATGTTTGTTTTCCCCCAGCAGAGAATTTTGCGATAGCAGCAGCTGGTGTTGCTTTAGATGTTTGACCACCTGTATTTGCATAAACTTCATTATCCATGACAAAAATATTGACGTCGGCTCCACTCGCTAAAACATGATCGATTCCACTAAAACCAATATCATAAGCCCAACCATCACCACCAACAATCCATTGACTGGTTTTTACAAGTAAATCACTTTGTTGATAGATTTGTTCCAAAAGTGGATCTGTTTGATATTCCTCACTCAAAGCAGCAGCTAGTTTCGTTGCTCGTTGCTGTGTTCCTTCACCTTCCAAATAATGCTCTAACCAATCTTCCATTAAAGCATGAAGCTCCTCTGTTCCTAGTTTTTTATCGACTGCTTCTTGCACTTGATCCGCTAAATATTGCCGTTTTGTTTTATTGGCTACATACATGCCGTAGCCGTATTCAGCATTATCTTCAAACAGTGAATTACTCCAAGCAGGACCTTGACCGCATTCATTGGTCGTATAAGGTGTTACAGGAGAGGAGCCACCCCAAATAGAAGAACAACCTGTTGCATTTGCCATCATCATACGATCCCCAAATAGCTGTGTTAATAGTTTGATATACGGTGTTTCGCCACACCCTTCACACGCTCCTGAAAATTCCATCAATGGCTGATTAAATTGAGAGCCTTTGACTGATAATTTTCTAACTGGGTTTTCTTTTTGCTGCAAGGTCATTGCAAAGGCCCAGTTGATTGCTTGCTCTTTTTGTTCTTCATAAGGTTTCATAAGAATGGCTTTTTCTTTGACAGGGCAGGCTTGAACACACAAACCACAACCTGTACAATCTTCTAAAGAGACTTGAATCCGATACATCAAACCGTCAGCACCGCGCATTTCTCTAGCAACAAATCCTTCTGGTGCTTCTTCCATCTCAGCTTCATCTGCTAAAAATGGGCGAATCGCTGCATGTGGACAAACAAAAGCACATTCATTACACATGGTACATTTATCCATCTGCCATTCTGGCACTTCTAAAGCAATCCCACGTTTTTCATAGGCCGCTGTGCCCATTGGCATTTCACCTGTTTTCATGCCATTGTCGATTAAATCACCAACCGTTAAGTCGTTCCCTTCTTGGCGATTGATTGGCTGTAGAATATTCGTAACATACTTAGGCAAGGTTAGATCTTTTTTCTCAGGTTCAATGACGATCGTTGCCCATTCTGATGGTACTTCGATTTTTTGAAGTGAATCAAAGGTTCTATCAATTGCTTGGTAGTTTTTATTGACAATCTCTTTTGATTTTTTGCCATATGTTTTTTGAACCTCTGCTTTTAGTAAAGGCATGTATTCTTCTCGCGTCATAATATCCGTTACTTCAAAAAACGCAGTGGACATTACCGTATTGATTCTGCGACCCAACCCAACTTCTCGAGCTAATTCAACAGCATTGATAATATAAAATTGAATATTATGTTGCGCAATGTATTGTTTTAGCTTCGCTGGAAGTAATCGATAGACTTTTTCCTTGTCCCAAATAGTATTCAATAAAAACGTCCCGCCGTCTTTCAAGCCTTTTAATAAATCATAATTGTGAATATAAGAAGCATTATGACAGGCAATAAAATCTGCTTGTTCTACTAAATAAGTTGAAGTGATCGGTTCTTCTCCAAAACGTAAATGAGAAAGAGTCAAGCCGCCTGATTTCTTAGAATCATAACTAAAATAAGCTTGAGCATATAAATCAGTGTTATCACCGATAATCTTGATTGCCTGTTTATTGGCACCAACTGTTCCGTCTGATCCAAAGCCCCAGAATTTTGCTTGGAATGTTGAATTAGGGGTTAAATCCAACACCTCGCCATGCGGTAATGAGCGATAGGTCACATCATCTACGATTCCGATTGTAAAACGTTGTTTCAATTCAGCAAATGGTAATAATAGATGATCATAGACCGCTTTGATTTGATTAGGTGTTACATCTTTTGAGCCTAATCCATAACGCCCACCAATTACGATCGGACGATTTTCATGTTGATATAACGCGCTTTGAACATCTAAAAGCAATGGTTCTCCGTCAGCTCCAGCTTCTTTTGTTCTATCTAGAACCGCAACTTTTTCCACTGTTTTTGGTAATTTTTCTAATAGGTTTTCTGTTGGAAATGGACGGTATAAATGGATATTGATCAGACCAACTCTGCGACCTTGCTCATTTAAATAATCTACCGTTTGTTGAATAACTGGTGAAGCTGATCCCATGGAAATAATGACTTCTGTTGCATCATCCGCACCATAATAGTCTGTAAGATCATAATTCGTACCACGTAATTCATTGATTTGATTCATATACTTTTGAACGATTCTCGGCATTGCTTCGTAATTGGCATTAACTGTTTCTCTTTGTTGAAAATGAATGTCTGGATTTTGAGCTGTTCCTGAAACTGTTGGATGATTTGGGTTCATCCCCCTTTTTCTAAAGCGGTCCACTGCATCTTGATCCAGCATCCCTTTTAAATCAGCATAATCCAATACTTCGATTTTTTGTAATTCGTGACTCGTTCTAAAGCCATCAAAGAAATTAACGAAAGGTAAGCTACCTTCGATACTAGCTAAATGTGCTACTGCTGAAAGATCCATCACTTCTTGTACACTGGATTCGGCCAACATACAAAAACCAGTTTGGCGAGTTGCCATAACATCTCCATGGTCCCCGAAAATACTCAAAGCACTTGTCGTGATCGCTCTTGCTGCTACATGAAAAACACCTGGTAAAAGTTCACCAGCTATTTTATACATATTAGGGATCATCAACAGCAAACCTTGTGAAGCTGTATAGGTTGTTGTTAGAGCACCTGTTTTTAATGAACCATGAACAACACCTGCGGCTCCAGCTTCTGATTGCATTTCAATTACTTGGACTTTTTGTCCGTAGACATTTTTCAAGCCAGTTTCTGCCCATTCATCGACTAATTCTGCCATCGTAGAACTTGGTGTGATCGGATAAATCGCTGCTACTTCAGTAAAGGCATAGGAAATATACGCTGCGGCTGTATTTCCGTCCATTGTCTTCGTTTTTTTCATTTTTCTCACCTTTTATCTTCCCTCAAACTTTTGTTGTTACGGGCGTTTTCTTTTTTTCTCGTACATACTTGTCGATTTCTACAGCAGCAACTTTTCCAGCACCCATGGCTAAAATCACTGTTGCTGCACCTGTAACAATATCTCCGCCGGCAAAGATGCCGGGAATCGATGTTGCTCCCGTTTTTGGATCCGCCTCAATGTAACCCCATTTTGTTAATGTAAGTTCTGGGAAAGTAGATAATAAGACTTTATTGGACCCTTGACCGATTGCTTCGATCACTGTGTCAGCTTCGATAATAAACTCACTATTTTTGATTGGAACAGGGCGACGTCTTCCAGACTCATCTGGTTCACCAAGTTCCATTTTGACGCATTTCACACCAGTTAAATCACCAGTACCATTATCTATATATTCGATAGGGTTAGTCAGCCAATGATACATGATATCCTCCTCAACAGAGTGATGATATTCTTCAATACGTGCTGGCAGCTCCTCCAGTGATCTACGGTAGACAATGCTGACATGTTCAGCACCTAAACGTTTAGCTGAGCGTGCGGCATCCATCGCTACATTCCCACCACCGATCACGACGACATTATCCGATTGTTTCATCGGTGTATCATATTTTGGGAATTCATAACTATGCATCAAATTGATCCGTGTTAAATATTCGCTAGAAGAATAAACGCCATTTAGTGCTGTACCAGGAATCCCCATAAAATTAGGTGCTCCTGCACCAACAGAAATATAGCAAGCATCAAAATCGTTCATGATCTCATCCATAGTGATCGTTTTTCCAACGACAATATTGGTTTCGATCGTTACACCTAACGCTTCAATACTTTCAATCTCTTTTTTTACGATCCTTTTAGGTAATCTAAATTCCGGAATACCATACGTCAAGACACCGCCAGAATCATGTAGAGCTTCATAAACGATGACCTCATAGTTCATTTTGGCTAAATCCCCTGCAACCGTTAAGCCCGATGGACCGGAGCCGATCACAGCGATTCGCCCGATTTTTGGTTGATCATTCTGAATATGTCTAGAAAAGTCTTGATTTTCCAAAGCCCAGTCAGCCACCAAACACTCAAGTTTGCCAATTGCGACTGGTTCAAAATTTTTCGCCATCCCTAATTTACAAACTTGTTCACATTGTTTTTCCTGAGGGCAAACTCGACCGCAAATAGCTGGAAGATTTGTATATTTTCCTAATACATTAGCGGCTTCTTGCATATGGCCTTCTTTGATTGCAAGGATAAATCCAGGAATATCGATCATCACAGGGCAACTGGAGATACAAGGAGCATCTTTACATTGTAAGCATCTAATTGCTTCTGCTTGTCCTTCTTCGATTGTATAGCCTAAACAAACTTCAGAAAAATTTGTTTTGCGAAGAGCAGGATCTTGTTCAGTAATGGGTGTTTTTGTTCTGCTTCTTCTAGCCATGATTCCCCACCTGCGCTTTTTGGTAATTTGTTAAACTATTTTCTTCCTCAGTCTTATATTGTTTCATCCGACTGATAAACTCTTCCCAATTGACCTCAGTTCCTTTAAATTCCGGACCGTCAACACAAGCAAATTTAATACTTCCATCGATCGTTACCCGGCAACCACCACACATACCTGTTCCATCGATCATGATTGGGTTTAATGAAACGTAAATCGGTAATTTATGATTTGTTGCAGTCATCGTACAAAATTTCATCATTACGCTGGGACCAATCGCCCAGCTGCAATTAACTGTTTCTCTGGCAATCACTTGTTCCATTGCTTCAGTTACAAGTCCTTTCATACCAAGAGTGCCGTCATCTGTTGTAATGATCAACTCATCGGAATATTCACGACACTCATCTTGAAGAATCACTAATTCTGCGGTTTTGGCACCAAGAATCGTAATGACTCGATTTCCCACTTTTTTTAATCCTTTAACAATTGGAAAAATTGCAGCGATACCAACCCCACCGCCTACGATCATTACGGTCCCGTAATTTTTTATTTCGGTCGGCATGCCAAGTGGTCCTGTTAAATCTAAAATAGCATCGCCAACCTTTAGAGTACCAAGTTCAGCAGTTGTTTTACCGATTACTTGAAATACCAAACGAATGCTACCGCTGGAAGGTTCCGCATCTGCAATCGTCAAAGGAATCCGTTCTCCAACTTCATTGATACGGAGAATTACAAATTGCCCTGGTTGTGCTTTTGCTGCGATTCGAGGAGCTTCGATCCAAAAATCATATTCATTTTTGGAAAGATGAACCTTTTTGGTTATCTTATACATATGGATTACCGTTAATGAATAGCCTCATTCATTTTTCCTTCTTTCATATGATATCTGCTTATCTCTATAACCCAGCCGTTAGTTCCTGAACGAATTTTTTTAATGCTTCAACATCTTCATCTTCTGCATTATTTTCAATTTCAACTGTTTCGGCAACTTTTTTTGCACCAGATTTTTCTAAAGCCGCTACAAAATCATGGGCTGATTTGCAGAACAAATCGCCATACTCACGATCTCCAGAACCAACAACGCCAAAAATTTTTCCAGCTAAATCCTTTTCCTCCAACTCATCATAGAAATCCTCAAATTCAAATGGCAATTCACCATCGCCATAAGTATAAGTAGCAAGCACACAAGCATCTGCATCATCAAAAAAGTCAACATCTACTTCTGAACACTCTTCTCTTTCTACATCAAATCCCGCTTCTTGTACGGTACTTTCTATGATTTCTGAAATCTCCTCGGTGTTTCCTGTCATGCTTGCATAAATGATTTTAACCAATGCCATATTTACTCATCCTCTCAACTTTTTTACATAATATTTTAAAGTATAAAAAGATTGAGTTGTAACCCTTTTCATTCTTTTCATACTTAATATCAACAAAACTACATGTCTGTCGTACCTGTTAAGGATCTCTTATTCCAAATTACCTTTTTCACATATAAACAAATGCGCTAAAACGCTTTCTTTTTTTAGATCAAAATCATGTAAAAACTTCACTTATACTATAACATAAACAGCTACTTTAAAACAATATTTTTTAGGTAAAAAAAATAATTTTTAGCAAATCTGTTTCATCCGTGTTAAAACAAGTTTTTTTCTCGCCCTAACCAAAGAACCGCTTCCAAAACAGCACCACCTAATGCTCGTGCTTTATCTGATATCGTAAAGCAATCTACTTGGTCAATAGGACGAGGATCGACATCGCCACATTTTAGTCCCGTTTGACAGGATACTTGATCTGAAATCATCCCTCTTAGAACACCATCTAATGGTGATTGTACAGCTACTTTTCCAACATAAAAAAGTACTTCGCCTTTTTTTACGACATCACCGAGTTTTTTTATGTGTTTGACAGCTCCTGAGGCTGGCGAATGGATAACGCGTTCCGCACTCTTTCCACCAACTTCACCAGGTGTCCCAGTATTCGGGATAGCACGCCCTTCAAAATACAAGCGTC
The DNA window shown above is from Enterococcus sp. 12C11_DIV0727 and carries:
- the mtnA gene encoding S-methyl-5-thioribose-1-phosphate isomerase — its product is MQLIEEADLIKKEDAQMCKQIGEHALTLLEDGQTVLTHCNAGAIATAQYGTALAPIYLAKERGMTLRVYADETRPLLQGARLTTWELMKAGIDVTLITDNMAAMVMQQGKIDAVIVGCDRIAANGDAANKIGTYGVAVLAEKHGIPFYVAGPTSTIDMDTKTGSEIPIEEREAIEITNSFGKQTAPDGVKVYNPAFDVTPHELITAIITEKGVIERPDEAKMRAMFGE
- a CDS encoding class II aldolase/adducin family protein, coding for MNKYEVNACLLESHGELAIGTTMAQAYSNAVYLEDVAKIYHYARTVGQPKIVKETAINQMLASMKG
- a CDS encoding class II aldolase/adducin family protein produces the protein MKTPLKKVVLETALTAYENGLMAGTSGNFSAIDREAGVMVITPSSIPYRELQEDVMSVIDLEGLLISGMKPSSEWQMHIEIYRTSQQTGAIAHTHSPFATAFAVLNEVIPTVLIEMALLGGAIPVAPFAMPGSIELGVP
- a CDS encoding GntR family transcriptional regulator, whose amino-acid sequence is MTNFKIKKQTLAQATYQKLKTLIESKELSEGKKLSSELNLSKMLDVSRPILREALLRLETEGYIVRKHGVGTFVLDSKPNLRSGLEKLDSITEFVTERDYQIGTKITETLRAVQDQKIASDLLLETDQKLVYFQRVRTADGVAFSIDDVYIPEKYLDEQLLEVQSKESMLEYFDHVLQHKIKKSDCLFYAENANQKTAKQLEIEENQAVQIMEQTFFNTLNQPVFYCKTTVSNTILQFYFVRNR
- the nifJ gene encoding pyruvate:ferredoxin (flavodoxin) oxidoreductase, whose translation is MKKTKTMDGNTAAAYISYAFTEVAAIYPITPSSTMAELVDEWAETGLKNVYGQKVQVIEMQSEAGAAGVVHGSLKTGALTTTYTASQGLLLMIPNMYKIAGELLPGVFHVAARAITTSALSIFGDHGDVMATRQTGFCMLAESSVQEVMDLSAVAHLASIEGSLPFVNFFDGFRTSHELQKIEVLDYADLKGMLDQDAVDRFRKRGMNPNHPTVSGTAQNPDIHFQQRETVNANYEAMPRIVQKYMNQINELRGTNYDLTDYYGADDATEVIISMGSASPVIQQTVDYLNEQGRRVGLINIHLYRPFPTENLLEKLPKTVEKVAVLDRTKEAGADGEPLLLDVQSALYQHENRPIVIGGRYGLGSKDVTPNQIKAVYDHLLLPFAELKQRFTIGIVDDVTYRSLPHGEVLDLTPNSTFQAKFWGFGSDGTVGANKQAIKIIGDNTDLYAQAYFSYDSKKSGGLTLSHLRFGEEPITSTYLVEQADFIACHNASYIHNYDLLKGLKDGGTFLLNTIWDKEKVYRLLPAKLKQYIAQHNIQFYIINAVELAREVGLGRRINTVMSTAFFEVTDIMTREEYMPLLKAEVQKTYGKKSKEIVNKNYQAIDRTFDSLQKIEVPSEWATIVIEPEKKDLTLPKYVTNILQPINRQEGNDLTVGDLIDNGMKTGEMPMGTAAYEKRGIALEVPEWQMDKCTMCNECAFVCPHAAIRPFLADEAEMEEAPEGFVAREMRGADGLMYRIQVSLEDCTGCGLCVQACPVKEKAILMKPYEEQKEQAINWAFAMTLQQKENPVRKLSVKGSQFNQPLMEFSGACEGCGETPYIKLLTQLFGDRMMMANATGCSSIWGGSSPVTPYTTNECGQGPAWSNSLFEDNAEYGYGMYVANKTKRQYLADQVQEAVDKKLGTEELHALMEDWLEHYLEGEGTQQRATKLAAALSEEYQTDPLLEQIYQQSDLLVKTSQWIVGGDGWAYDIGFSGIDHVLASGADVNIFVMDNEVYANTGGQTSKATPAAAIAKFSAGGKQTSKKDLGMMAMTYGNVYVAQIALGANSMQTIKAIDEAERYPGPSLIIGYTPCINHGVKGGMIETLALAKEAVESGYWQLYRYNPQLIEKGKDPMVIDYKKADFSKIRDFLEKQTRFSALHTIKDNQEVVEDLLTKTKDDAEDRSENYVKLVSQIKK
- the gltA gene encoding NADPH-dependent glutamate synthase; the encoded protein is MARRSRTKTPITEQDPALRKTNFSEVCLGYTIEEGQAEAIRCLQCKDAPCISSCPVMIDIPGFILAIKEGHMQEAANVLGKYTNLPAICGRVCPQEKQCEQVCKLGMAKNFEPVAIGKLECLVADWALENQDFSRHIQNDQPKIGRIAVIGSGPSGLTVAGDLAKMNYEVIVYEALHDSGGVLTYGIPEFRLPKRIVKKEIESIEALGVTIETNIVVGKTITMDEIMNDFDACYISVGAGAPNFMGIPGTALNGVYSSSEYLTRINLMHSYEFPKYDTPMKQSDNVVVIGGGNVAMDAARSAKRLGAEHVSIVYRRSLEELPARIEEYHHSVEEDIMYHWLTNPIEYIDNGTGDLTGVKCVKMELGEPDESGRRRPVPIKNSEFIIEADTVIEAIGQGSNKVLLSTFPELTLTKWGYIEADPKTGATSIPGIFAGGDIVTGAATVILAMGAGKVAAVEIDKYVREKKKTPVTTKV
- a CDS encoding sulfide/dihydroorotate dehydrogenase-like FAD/NAD-binding protein, yielding MYKITKKVHLSKNEYDFWIEAPRIAAKAQPGQFVILRINEVGERIPLTIADAEPSSGSIRLVFQVIGKTTAELGTLKVGDAILDLTGPLGMPTEIKNYGTVMIVGGGVGIAAIFPIVKGLKKVGNRVITILGAKTAELVILQDECREYSDELIITTDDGTLGMKGLVTEAMEQVIARETVNCSWAIGPSVMMKFCTMTATNHKLPIYVSLNPIMIDGTGMCGGCRVTIDGSIKFACVDGPEFKGTEVNWEEFISRMKQYKTEEENSLTNYQKAQVGNHG
- a CDS encoding flavodoxin, translated to MALVKIIYASMTGNTEEISEIIESTVQEAGFDVEREECSEVDVDFFDDADACVLATYTYGDGELPFEFEDFYDELEEKDLAGKIFGVVGSGDREYGDLFCKSAHDFVAALEKSGAKKVAETVEIENNAEDEDVEALKKFVQELTAGL